A single region of the Ctenopharyngodon idella isolate HZGC_01 chromosome 21, HZGC01, whole genome shotgun sequence genome encodes:
- the fgfr4 gene encoding fibroblast growth factor receptor 4 isoform X1 gives MLSIFKVFITICFTELVFSRSITSGEVRAKDIRVSRPILIPGFPENATVLVGGHVKLVCKLHQPASTRLQWFKKDSNRQGPDGSPLLTALTPLLENLSKVNILPLVNVSVEDAGEYVCKAENSVGQTMHSAWLEVLSEVSEEPTEETSEHLLLELGDVLKLRCDTNRPGAVQWFKGGVRVQHNARIQIRAAVMEIADATYEDSGVYVCMLRGTKEALRNFTITVADAVGSGDDDEDNGIDDTGPETENDQVYISRAPYWTHTQRMEKKLYAVPAGNTVKFRCPATGNPLPTIRWLKNGREFRGEHRIGGIKLRHQHWSLVMESVVPSDRGNYSCVVENKYGSIAHTYLLDVLERSPHRPILQAGLPKNTTAVVGGDAQFLCKVYSDAQPHIQWLKHIEMNGSRYGPDGIPYVKIVKTGSLNMSEVEVLYLTNITMEDAGEYTCLAGNSIGFSHQSAWLTVLSEEDVAKEMDLMESKYTDIIIYASGFLALVMAIVIVVLCRMQVHPSREPFDTLPVQKLSKFPLRRQYSVESNSSGKSSASLMRVARLSSSCSPMLAGVMEFELPYDPDWEFPRENLTLGKPLGEGCFGQVVRAEAYGINKENQDQVATVAVKMLKDDATDKDLADLISEMELMKVMDKHKNIINLLGVCTQDGPLYVLVEYASKGSLREYLRARRPPGMDYTFDVTKVPEEQLTFKDLVSCAYQVARGMEYLASKRCIHRDLAARNVLVTEDNVMKIADFGLARGVHQIDYYKKTTNGRLPVKWMAPEALFDRVYTHQSDVWSFGVLMWEIFTLGGSPYPGIPVEELFKLLKEGHRMDKPSNCTHELYMKMRECWHAIPTQRPTFKQLVEELDRVLVSISDEYLDLSTPFEQYSPSCEDTSSSCSSDNDSVFTHDAMSTVPCLLGYHDVRSRMDLKTTMR, from the exons ATGTTGAGCATCTTTAAGGTTTTCATTACCATCTGCTTCACGGAACTGGTGTTTTCAAGAAGCATAACATCTGGGGAAGTCCGGGCAAAAG ATATCCGAGTTTCTCGACCAATTCTTATTCCTGGATTTCCTGAGAATGCTACTGTGTTAGTTGGAGGACATGTGAAGCTGGTGTGTAAACTCCACCAGCCAGCCTCAACACGTCTCCAGTGGTTCAAAAAGGACAGCAATCGCCAGGGGCCTGACGGATCACCACTTCTTACAGCGCTTACG CCTCTTCTTGAGAACCTCTCCAAAGTCAACATACTTCCTTTAGTGAATGTCTCAGTGGAAGATGCTGGAGAGTACGTATGCAAGGCAGAAAACTCAGTTGGTCAAACTATGCACTCTGCCTGGCTGGAGGTCTTATCAG AAGTTTCTGAAGAGCCAACTGAGGAAACGTCAGAGCATCTACTTCTAGAGCTTGGAGATGTACTAAAACTCCGTTGTGACACAAACCGTCCTGGAGCTGTCCAGTGGTTCAAGGGTGGTGTACGGGTGCAACATAATGCTCGTATCCAGATAAGGGCAGCAGTCATGGAGATTGCGGATGCCACCTATGAAGATTCaggagtgtatgtgtgtatgttgcGTGGCACCAAAGAGGCTCTACGCAACTTCACTATCACAGTGGCAG ATGCTGTAGGATCAGGAGATGATGATGAGGACAATGGTATTGATGACACTGGTCCTGAGACCGAAAATGACCAGGTCTACATCTCCAGAG caCCATACTGGACTCATACTCAAAGGATGGAGAAGAAGCTCTATGCAGTCCCAGCTGGAAACACTGTCAAATTCCGCTGCCCTGCCACAGGGAACCCTCTTCCCACCATTCGCTGGCTAAAGAATGGCAGAGAATTCAGAGGAGAGCACCGGATTGGAGGCATCAAG CTACGACATCAACACTGGAGCCTGGTCATGGAGAGTGTGGTTCCCTCAGACCGTGGGAACTACAGTTGTGTGGTGGAGAACAAATATGGGTCCATTGCTCACACCTACCTCTTGGACGTGTTGG AACGCTCTCCACACAGGCCCATCCTTCAAGCTGGTCTACCCAAAAACACTACAGCTGTAGTGGGTGGAGATGCTCAGTTTCTGTGTAAAGTCTACAGCGACGCCCAGCCTCACATCCAGTGGCTAAAGCACATAGAGATGAATGGCAGCCGTTATGGGCCTGATGGCATTCCTTATGTGAAGATCGTGAAG ACAGGAAGCTTGAACATGTCTGAAGTTGAAGTCTTATATCTTACCAATATTACAATGGAGGATGCTGGGGAATACACTTGCTTGGCAGGAAACTCTATTGGATTCTCTCATCAGTCTGCTTGGCTTACAGTCTTATCAG AGGAGGACGTGGCCAAGGAGATGGACCTTATGGAGTCCAAGTACACTGACATCATCATCTATGCATCTGGCTTCCTGGCACTGGTAATGGCCATAGTTATTGTGGTCCTCTGCCGCATGCAGGTTCACCCCAGTCGGGAGCCTTTTGATACACTCCCAGTGCAGAAACTCTCCAAATTTCCTCTACGCAGACAG TATTCTGTGGAGTCCAATTCTTCTGGAAAATCAAGTGCGTCACTCATGAGGGTGGCTCGTCTTTCCTCCAGTTGTTCCCCAATGCTGGCTGGAGTTATGGAGTTTGAACTGCCTTATGACCCTGACTGGGAGTTTCCGAGAGAGAA TTTGACTTTAGGGAAACCACTTGGAGAGGGCTGTTTTGGTCAAGTGGTGAGAGCTGAGGCTTATGGGATAAACAAAGAAAATCAAGATCAAGTGGCAACGGTAGCTGTTAAAATGCTAAAAG atgaTGCAACTGACAAAGACCTGGCAGACCTCATCTCTGAGATGGAGCTAATGAAGGTGATGGACAAGCACAAGAACATCATAAATCTTCTTGGTGTTTGCACACAGGATG GTCCACTCTACGTGCTGGTTGAATATGCGTCTAAGGGCAGCCTACGGGAATACCTCCGAGCACGTCGACCTCCAGGCATGGACTACACCTTCGATGTGACCAAGGTTCCTGAGGAACAGCTCACCTTCAAAGACCTAGTTTCCTGTGCCTACCAAGTAGCAAGAGGAATGGAGTACCTGGCCTCCAAAAGA tgtattcACAGAGATTTAGCAGCAAGGAATGTTCTTGTGACAGAGGACAATGTGATGAAAATTGCAGATTTTGGTTTGGCAAGAGGAGTGCATCAGATCGATTACTACAAAAAAACCACCAAT GGACGTCTGCCAGTGAAATGGATGGCACCAGAAGCCTTGTTTGACAGAGTCTACACACACCAGAGTGATGT TTGGTCTTTTGGAGTTTTGATGTGGGAGATTTTCACACTGGGGGGATCGCCGTACCCTGGGATACCGGTAGAGGAGCTTTTTAAGCTGCTGAAGGAAGGTCATCGAATGGACAAACCTTCCAACTGCACACATGAACT CTACATGAAGATGAGAGAGTGCTGGCATGCAATACCAACACAAAGACCAACATTCAAACAGCTTGTGGAAGAGCTTGATAGGGTGCTGGTGTCCATTTCAGATGAG tacCTGGACCTATCCACCCCTTTCGAACAGTACTCCCCATCTTGTGAGGACACCTCCAGCTCTTGCTCTTCAGACAATGATTCAGTGTTTACCCATGATGCTATGTCAACTGTCCCATGCCTCCTTGGCTACCATGATGTGCGCTCTCGGATGGACCTCAAGACAACAATGCGATAG
- the fgfr4 gene encoding fibroblast growth factor receptor 4 isoform X2 has protein sequence MLSIFKVFITICFTELVFSRSITSGEVRAKDIRVSRPILIPGFPENATVLVGGHVKLVCKLHQPASTRLQWFKKDSNRQGPDGSPLLTALTPLLENLSKVNILPLVNVSVEDAGEYVCKAENSVGQTMHSAWLEVLSVSEEPTEETSEHLLLELGDVLKLRCDTNRPGAVQWFKGGVRVQHNARIQIRAAVMEIADATYEDSGVYVCMLRGTKEALRNFTITVADAVGSGDDDEDNGIDDTGPETENDQVYISRAPYWTHTQRMEKKLYAVPAGNTVKFRCPATGNPLPTIRWLKNGREFRGEHRIGGIKLRHQHWSLVMESVVPSDRGNYSCVVENKYGSIAHTYLLDVLERSPHRPILQAGLPKNTTAVVGGDAQFLCKVYSDAQPHIQWLKHIEMNGSRYGPDGIPYVKIVKTGSLNMSEVEVLYLTNITMEDAGEYTCLAGNSIGFSHQSAWLTVLSEEDVAKEMDLMESKYTDIIIYASGFLALVMAIVIVVLCRMQVHPSREPFDTLPVQKLSKFPLRRQYSVESNSSGKSSASLMRVARLSSSCSPMLAGVMEFELPYDPDWEFPRENLTLGKPLGEGCFGQVVRAEAYGINKENQDQVATVAVKMLKDDATDKDLADLISEMELMKVMDKHKNIINLLGVCTQDGPLYVLVEYASKGSLREYLRARRPPGMDYTFDVTKVPEEQLTFKDLVSCAYQVARGMEYLASKRCIHRDLAARNVLVTEDNVMKIADFGLARGVHQIDYYKKTTNGRLPVKWMAPEALFDRVYTHQSDVWSFGVLMWEIFTLGGSPYPGIPVEELFKLLKEGHRMDKPSNCTHELYMKMRECWHAIPTQRPTFKQLVEELDRVLVSISDEYLDLSTPFEQYSPSCEDTSSSCSSDNDSVFTHDAMSTVPCLLGYHDVRSRMDLKTTMR, from the exons ATGTTGAGCATCTTTAAGGTTTTCATTACCATCTGCTTCACGGAACTGGTGTTTTCAAGAAGCATAACATCTGGGGAAGTCCGGGCAAAAG ATATCCGAGTTTCTCGACCAATTCTTATTCCTGGATTTCCTGAGAATGCTACTGTGTTAGTTGGAGGACATGTGAAGCTGGTGTGTAAACTCCACCAGCCAGCCTCAACACGTCTCCAGTGGTTCAAAAAGGACAGCAATCGCCAGGGGCCTGACGGATCACCACTTCTTACAGCGCTTACG CCTCTTCTTGAGAACCTCTCCAAAGTCAACATACTTCCTTTAGTGAATGTCTCAGTGGAAGATGCTGGAGAGTACGTATGCAAGGCAGAAAACTCAGTTGGTCAAACTATGCACTCTGCCTGGCTGGAGGTCTTATCAG TTTCTGAAGAGCCAACTGAGGAAACGTCAGAGCATCTACTTCTAGAGCTTGGAGATGTACTAAAACTCCGTTGTGACACAAACCGTCCTGGAGCTGTCCAGTGGTTCAAGGGTGGTGTACGGGTGCAACATAATGCTCGTATCCAGATAAGGGCAGCAGTCATGGAGATTGCGGATGCCACCTATGAAGATTCaggagtgtatgtgtgtatgttgcGTGGCACCAAAGAGGCTCTACGCAACTTCACTATCACAGTGGCAG ATGCTGTAGGATCAGGAGATGATGATGAGGACAATGGTATTGATGACACTGGTCCTGAGACCGAAAATGACCAGGTCTACATCTCCAGAG caCCATACTGGACTCATACTCAAAGGATGGAGAAGAAGCTCTATGCAGTCCCAGCTGGAAACACTGTCAAATTCCGCTGCCCTGCCACAGGGAACCCTCTTCCCACCATTCGCTGGCTAAAGAATGGCAGAGAATTCAGAGGAGAGCACCGGATTGGAGGCATCAAG CTACGACATCAACACTGGAGCCTGGTCATGGAGAGTGTGGTTCCCTCAGACCGTGGGAACTACAGTTGTGTGGTGGAGAACAAATATGGGTCCATTGCTCACACCTACCTCTTGGACGTGTTGG AACGCTCTCCACACAGGCCCATCCTTCAAGCTGGTCTACCCAAAAACACTACAGCTGTAGTGGGTGGAGATGCTCAGTTTCTGTGTAAAGTCTACAGCGACGCCCAGCCTCACATCCAGTGGCTAAAGCACATAGAGATGAATGGCAGCCGTTATGGGCCTGATGGCATTCCTTATGTGAAGATCGTGAAG ACAGGAAGCTTGAACATGTCTGAAGTTGAAGTCTTATATCTTACCAATATTACAATGGAGGATGCTGGGGAATACACTTGCTTGGCAGGAAACTCTATTGGATTCTCTCATCAGTCTGCTTGGCTTACAGTCTTATCAG AGGAGGACGTGGCCAAGGAGATGGACCTTATGGAGTCCAAGTACACTGACATCATCATCTATGCATCTGGCTTCCTGGCACTGGTAATGGCCATAGTTATTGTGGTCCTCTGCCGCATGCAGGTTCACCCCAGTCGGGAGCCTTTTGATACACTCCCAGTGCAGAAACTCTCCAAATTTCCTCTACGCAGACAG TATTCTGTGGAGTCCAATTCTTCTGGAAAATCAAGTGCGTCACTCATGAGGGTGGCTCGTCTTTCCTCCAGTTGTTCCCCAATGCTGGCTGGAGTTATGGAGTTTGAACTGCCTTATGACCCTGACTGGGAGTTTCCGAGAGAGAA TTTGACTTTAGGGAAACCACTTGGAGAGGGCTGTTTTGGTCAAGTGGTGAGAGCTGAGGCTTATGGGATAAACAAAGAAAATCAAGATCAAGTGGCAACGGTAGCTGTTAAAATGCTAAAAG atgaTGCAACTGACAAAGACCTGGCAGACCTCATCTCTGAGATGGAGCTAATGAAGGTGATGGACAAGCACAAGAACATCATAAATCTTCTTGGTGTTTGCACACAGGATG GTCCACTCTACGTGCTGGTTGAATATGCGTCTAAGGGCAGCCTACGGGAATACCTCCGAGCACGTCGACCTCCAGGCATGGACTACACCTTCGATGTGACCAAGGTTCCTGAGGAACAGCTCACCTTCAAAGACCTAGTTTCCTGTGCCTACCAAGTAGCAAGAGGAATGGAGTACCTGGCCTCCAAAAGA tgtattcACAGAGATTTAGCAGCAAGGAATGTTCTTGTGACAGAGGACAATGTGATGAAAATTGCAGATTTTGGTTTGGCAAGAGGAGTGCATCAGATCGATTACTACAAAAAAACCACCAAT GGACGTCTGCCAGTGAAATGGATGGCACCAGAAGCCTTGTTTGACAGAGTCTACACACACCAGAGTGATGT TTGGTCTTTTGGAGTTTTGATGTGGGAGATTTTCACACTGGGGGGATCGCCGTACCCTGGGATACCGGTAGAGGAGCTTTTTAAGCTGCTGAAGGAAGGTCATCGAATGGACAAACCTTCCAACTGCACACATGAACT CTACATGAAGATGAGAGAGTGCTGGCATGCAATACCAACACAAAGACCAACATTCAAACAGCTTGTGGAAGAGCTTGATAGGGTGCTGGTGTCCATTTCAGATGAG tacCTGGACCTATCCACCCCTTTCGAACAGTACTCCCCATCTTGTGAGGACACCTCCAGCTCTTGCTCTTCAGACAATGATTCAGTGTTTACCCATGATGCTATGTCAACTGTCCCATGCCTCCTTGGCTACCATGATGTGCGCTCTCGGATGGACCTCAAGACAACAATGCGATAG